In Silurus meridionalis isolate SWU-2019-XX chromosome 29, ASM1480568v1, whole genome shotgun sequence, one DNA window encodes the following:
- the tefb gene encoding TEF transcription factor, PAR bZIP family member b isoform X2: protein MFAPGDFGDIEQIYRAFLQRRCDEEEIEKEKLSSSGDGEPCGDGGGGGGGGGGGGGGGGGSGVVNGVSASLTPTIWDKTIPYDGENFHLEYMDLDEFLLENQIPAALEEELHKSLEQEVQGGSPAVPELSPAIPQESGETEKAVDVRKIKGEDEGCECDRTEFQVVTNGTVPKDALGRATPSPVHPEDIEVSINFQPDPADLVLSSIPGGELFNPRKHRFTEDELKPQPMIKKAKKVFVPEESKDEKYWSRRKKNNMAAKRSRDGRRLKENQIAVRASFLERENAALRQEVAELRKNYSRCKKIVALYEAKYGPL from the exons ATGTTTGCTCCCGGAGATTTTGGAGACATTGAGCAGATTTATCGAGCTTTCCTTCAGCGTCGGTGTGATGAAGAAG AGATCGAGAAGGAGAAGCTGAGCTCGAGCGGAGACGGGGAGCCTTGCGGAGATGGAGGCGGTGGCggtggcggtggtggtggtggtggtggtggtggcggagGATCCGGGGTCGTAAACGGTGTTTCAGCCTCGCTCACTCCCACAATTTGGGACAAGACCATCCCGTACGATGGCGAGAACTTCCACCTGGAATACATGGACCTGGACGAGTTCCTGTTGGAGAACCAGATTCCTGCCGCTCTGGAGGAGGAGCTGCACAAGAGTCTGGAGCAGGAGGTTCAGGGGGGTTCCCCAGCAGTCCCAGAACTTTCCCCGGCCATCCCACAAGAGTCCGGGGAGACGGAGAAAGCTGTAGACGTGCGGAAGATAAAAGGGGAGGACGAGGGGTGTGAGTGTGACAGGACCGAGTTCCAGGTGGTGACGAATGGCacag TGCCCAAAGATGCGCTTGGACGAGCCACGCCGTCCCCGGTCCACCCTGAGGACATCGAAGTGAGCATAAATTTTCAGCCCGACCCGGCGGACCTGGTGCTGTCCAGCATCCCAGGGGGAGAGCTGTTCAACCCGCGCAAACACCGCTTCACAGAGGACGAGCTCAAACCCCAGCCGATGATCAAGAAGGCCAAGAAGGTGTTCGTCCCTGAGGAATCCAAG gATGAGAAGTACTGGTCaaggaggaagaagaacaaCATGGCGGCCAAGCGTTCACGGGACGGACGGCGCCTGAAGGAGAACCAGATCGCTGTGCGCGCCAGTTTCCTAGAGCGGGAAAATGCCGCCCTGAGGCAGGAAGTGGCTGAGCTCAGGAAGAACTACAGCCGCTGCAAGAAGATCGTGGCTCTGTACGAAGCCAAGTACGGCCCTCTGTGA
- the tefb gene encoding TEF transcription factor, PAR bZIP family member b isoform X3, translated as MDGLTKEIEKEKLSSSGDGEPCGDGGGGGGGGGGGGGGGGGSGVVNGVSASLTPTIWDKTIPYDGENFHLEYMDLDEFLLENQIPAALEEELHKSLEQEVQGGSPAVPELSPAIPQESGETEKAVDVRKIKGEDEGCECDRTEFQVVTNGTVPKDALGRATPSPVHPEDIEVSINFQPDPADLVLSSIPGGELFNPRKHRFTEDELKPQPMIKKAKKVFVPEESKDEKYWSRRKKNNMAAKRSRDGRRLKENQIAVRASFLERENAALRQEVAELRKNYSRCKKIVALYEAKYGPL; from the exons ATGGATGGTTtgaccaaag AGATCGAGAAGGAGAAGCTGAGCTCGAGCGGAGACGGGGAGCCTTGCGGAGATGGAGGCGGTGGCggtggcggtggtggtggtggtggtggtggtggcggagGATCCGGGGTCGTAAACGGTGTTTCAGCCTCGCTCACTCCCACAATTTGGGACAAGACCATCCCGTACGATGGCGAGAACTTCCACCTGGAATACATGGACCTGGACGAGTTCCTGTTGGAGAACCAGATTCCTGCCGCTCTGGAGGAGGAGCTGCACAAGAGTCTGGAGCAGGAGGTTCAGGGGGGTTCCCCAGCAGTCCCAGAACTTTCCCCGGCCATCCCACAAGAGTCCGGGGAGACGGAGAAAGCTGTAGACGTGCGGAAGATAAAAGGGGAGGACGAGGGGTGTGAGTGTGACAGGACCGAGTTCCAGGTGGTGACGAATGGCacag TGCCCAAAGATGCGCTTGGACGAGCCACGCCGTCCCCGGTCCACCCTGAGGACATCGAAGTGAGCATAAATTTTCAGCCCGACCCGGCGGACCTGGTGCTGTCCAGCATCCCAGGGGGAGAGCTGTTCAACCCGCGCAAACACCGCTTCACAGAGGACGAGCTCAAACCCCAGCCGATGATCAAGAAGGCCAAGAAGGTGTTCGTCCCTGAGGAATCCAAG gATGAGAAGTACTGGTCaaggaggaagaagaacaaCATGGCGGCCAAGCGTTCACGGGACGGACGGCGCCTGAAGGAGAACCAGATCGCTGTGCGCGCCAGTTTCCTAGAGCGGGAAAATGCCGCCCTGAGGCAGGAAGTGGCTGAGCTCAGGAAGAACTACAGCCGCTGCAAGAAGATCGTGGCTCTGTACGAAGCCAAGTACGGCCCTCTGTGA
- the tefb gene encoding TEF transcription factor, PAR bZIP family member b isoform X1: protein MAGNTAVPLPVAPGNSSPPKTLPSVLKKIMDILPPNILEDGDDEIEKEKLSSSGDGEPCGDGGGGGGGGGGGGGGGGGSGVVNGVSASLTPTIWDKTIPYDGENFHLEYMDLDEFLLENQIPAALEEELHKSLEQEVQGGSPAVPELSPAIPQESGETEKAVDVRKIKGEDEGCECDRTEFQVVTNGTVPKDALGRATPSPVHPEDIEVSINFQPDPADLVLSSIPGGELFNPRKHRFTEDELKPQPMIKKAKKVFVPEESKDEKYWSRRKKNNMAAKRSRDGRRLKENQIAVRASFLERENAALRQEVAELRKNYSRCKKIVALYEAKYGPL, encoded by the exons ATGGCCGGAAACACGGCGGTTCCGCTCCCCGTTGCTCCTGGCAACAGCAGCCCTCCGAAGACTTTACCTTCAGTTCTGAAGAAAATAATGGACATCCTTCCGCCCAATATTCTCGAGGACggagatgatg AGATCGAGAAGGAGAAGCTGAGCTCGAGCGGAGACGGGGAGCCTTGCGGAGATGGAGGCGGTGGCggtggcggtggtggtggtggtggtggtggtggcggagGATCCGGGGTCGTAAACGGTGTTTCAGCCTCGCTCACTCCCACAATTTGGGACAAGACCATCCCGTACGATGGCGAGAACTTCCACCTGGAATACATGGACCTGGACGAGTTCCTGTTGGAGAACCAGATTCCTGCCGCTCTGGAGGAGGAGCTGCACAAGAGTCTGGAGCAGGAGGTTCAGGGGGGTTCCCCAGCAGTCCCAGAACTTTCCCCGGCCATCCCACAAGAGTCCGGGGAGACGGAGAAAGCTGTAGACGTGCGGAAGATAAAAGGGGAGGACGAGGGGTGTGAGTGTGACAGGACCGAGTTCCAGGTGGTGACGAATGGCacag TGCCCAAAGATGCGCTTGGACGAGCCACGCCGTCCCCGGTCCACCCTGAGGACATCGAAGTGAGCATAAATTTTCAGCCCGACCCGGCGGACCTGGTGCTGTCCAGCATCCCAGGGGGAGAGCTGTTCAACCCGCGCAAACACCGCTTCACAGAGGACGAGCTCAAACCCCAGCCGATGATCAAGAAGGCCAAGAAGGTGTTCGTCCCTGAGGAATCCAAG gATGAGAAGTACTGGTCaaggaggaagaagaacaaCATGGCGGCCAAGCGTTCACGGGACGGACGGCGCCTGAAGGAGAACCAGATCGCTGTGCGCGCCAGTTTCCTAGAGCGGGAAAATGCCGCCCTGAGGCAGGAAGTGGCTGAGCTCAGGAAGAACTACAGCCGCTGCAAGAAGATCGTGGCTCTGTACGAAGCCAAGTACGGCCCTCTGTGA
- the LOC124382181 gene encoding protein Tob2 — protein sequence MHLEVKVALNFIVSYLYNKLPRRRADLFGEELERILVSRFEGHWYPEAPLRGSAFRCLHLGVPGDPVVDLAARRSGLDMEEVRANVPSELSIWIDPYEVSYQIGEKGAVKVLYMEDPPGLGNKAEVSEHIGGLCKGDIELEDGKNLGFNPDAQVFVPIGGQASPVVLPSLSNSPTPLCQGLFSYAGSSTPTDPTVHSDTSSPSPPSIGMAYPHPAAQPSSRPVPQPITFTTASFAATKFGSTKMKKCIGSGVVVGGSGTVGTPQQRMLSCSPTAMSTISPPGLVKHKPLSLSMHSLAGPVSSQLSPNAKEFVYPASQGPLCFEAEAPHLAHTDPFQAPPLPGPAPHPHATFDPFSNPPPGHAMGIIGGNSRMSFMEGLGATTYSTPVKLFNL from the coding sequence ATGCATTTAGAGGTAAAAGTCGCACTTAACTTCATAGTGTCCTACTTGTACAACAAGCTTCCACGACGGCGAGCAGACCTTTTCGGAGAGGAGCTGGAACGCATCCTGGTGTCCCGCTTCGAAGGTCACTGGTATCCAGAGGCTCCTTTACGTGGTTCTGCCTTCCGCTGCCTTCATCTCGGAGTCCCTGGGGACCCTGTGGTGGACTTGGCAGCTAGGAGGAGTGGACTGGACATGGAGGAAGTTCGTGCCAATGTCCCTTCAGAGCTCAGCATCTGGATCGACCCATATGAAGTGTCCTATCAGATTGGTGAGAAAGGGGCCGTGAAAGTTCTCTACATGGAGGACCCACCAGGTTTGGGGAATAAAGCTGAAGTATCGGAACATATAGGAGGGCTTTGCAAAGGAGACATTGAGCTGGAGGATGGAAAGAATTTGGGCTTTAATCCAGATGCTCAGGTCTTTGTGCCCATTGGCGGCCAGGCCTCACCGGTCGTGCTTCCGTCGCTCTCGAATTCACCCACGCCGCTCTGTCAAGGTCTGTTCAGCTACGCAGGCTCCAGCACTCCGACAGATCCCACTGTGCACTCGGACACCTCCTCTCCATCTCCACCAAGTATAGGGATGGCCTACCCTCATCCAGCTGCCCAACCCAGCTCGCGTCCTGTTCCACAACCAATCACCTTCACCACAGCCAGCTTTGCTGCCACCAAGTTTGGTTCCACCAAGATGAAGAAATGTATTGGATCCGGCGTGGTGGTTGGTGGATCCGGCACTGTCGGTACTCCACAGCAGCGAATGCTGAGCTGTTCCCCAACTGCCATGTCCACCATTTCGCCACCTGGACTGGTGAAGCACAAGCCCCTATCCCTGTCCATGCACTCCCTAGCTGGTCCAGTCTCCAGCCAGCTCTCCCCCAATGCCAAAGAGTTTGTCTACCCTGCGTCCCAGGGGCCTCTTTGTTTTGAAGCCGAGGCTCCACACCTGGCCCACACCGATCCCTTCCAGGCACCTCCACTTCCAGGCCCTGCTCCTCACCCCCATGCCACCTTTGATCCCTTTTCTAACCCACCACCAGGCCATGCTATGGGTATCATTGGAGGAAACAGTAGAATGTCTTTCATGGAGGGGCTGGGGGCTACAACCTACAGTACTCCAGTCAAGCTTTTCAACCTGTAG
- the polr3h gene encoding DNA-directed RNA polymerase III subunit RPC8, with product MFLVVEMIDTVRIPPWNFNRQLNDAIAEELNKKLANKVVYNVGLCICLYDITKLDDSYIFPGDGASHTKVHFRYVVFHPFLDEVLVGKIKYCSQEGVHVSLGFFDDILIPPESLQQPAKFDEAEQVWVWEYETDEGAHDLYMDQGEEIRFRVVDEFFLDTSPTGPSKEPEAPVQPAGTATAADDATQKKESPYTLVASISEPGLGLLSWWSS from the exons ATGTTTCTGGTGGTCGAGATGATCGACACTGTGCGCATTCCTCCGTGGAACTTCAACCGGCAGCTGAACGACGCCATCGCCGAGGAGCTCAACAAGAAACTGGCCAACAAG GTGGTCTATAACGTTGGCTTGTGTATCTGCCTGTATGACATCACTAAACTGGACGACTCCTACATCTTCCCTGGGGACGGAGCTTCTCATACCAAAG TGCACTTCAGGTATGTCGTGTTCCACCCGTTTCTGGATGAGGTTCTGGTCGGGAAGATCAAATACTGCAGTCAGGAAGGAGTGCATG TCAGCCTCGGTTTCTTCGACGACATCCTGATCCCACCCGAGTCGTTGCAGCAGCCTGCTAAATT CGATGAAGCCGAGCAGGTGTGGGTGTGGGAGTACGAGACCGACGAAGGAGCTCACGACCTCTACATGGACCAGGGCGAGGAGATCCGCTTCCGGGTCGTGGATGAGTTCTTCTTGGATACGTCTCCCACGGGGCCCAGCAAAGAGCCCGAGGCGCCGGTTCAGCCCGCCGGCACGGCGACCGCCGCGGACGACGCCACGCAGAAGAAAGAGTCTCCTTACACGCTGGTG GCTTCCATCAGCGAGCCGGGACTGGGTTTGCTGTCATGGTGGAGCAGCTAA